One part of the Bdellovibrio bacteriovorus genome encodes these proteins:
- the tig gene encoding trigger factor translates to MKSNVEKVSNLSRKLNIEVPAAAVQTAFQKIFNGIQKEVTIKGFRKGKAPLATVKSLYGDRVKQDVVQDLIQKHYAEALNEHKLEPISYPEFEFADPTENKDFSFSAAFDVRPEITLKKYEGLEVEKEKAEFDPKKIDQVLENIRASRATFEVVAEDRAVKMGDIAVINFEGFMGGQPLENGSGTDHHLELGAKQFIEGFEDGIVGMKKGETKTLSLKFPDPYHSAELAGKPVEFKVTLNQIKAKVLPELTNEFLATLGGPSDLETLKKSIQEDLEQTETKRIEDAFKNRLLKTLVKENPVEVPPSLMKEQKASLVEDFKKRMSEQGMGPDDFASYVEKWDGDFEKTAAEMIQSSFLVDAIAKKHDLFCKKEDLDAKFAEYAQQTGIEESRIKEFYGRPEQASRLTYMLTEEKVIAFLNKSVKVKEVPAGSLKEENH, encoded by the coding sequence ATGAAATCAAACGTAGAAAAGGTCTCTAACCTTTCCAGAAAGTTGAACATCGAAGTTCCTGCTGCGGCAGTTCAGACAGCTTTCCAAAAGATCTTCAATGGCATCCAAAAAGAAGTGACCATCAAAGGCTTCCGCAAAGGTAAAGCTCCTTTGGCGACTGTAAAAAGCCTTTACGGTGACCGTGTAAAACAAGACGTGGTTCAGGATCTTATCCAGAAGCACTACGCTGAAGCATTGAATGAGCACAAGCTTGAGCCAATCAGCTACCCAGAATTCGAATTTGCAGATCCAACAGAGAACAAAGACTTCTCTTTCTCTGCAGCATTCGATGTTCGTCCAGAGATCACTCTGAAAAAATACGAAGGCCTGGAAGTTGAAAAAGAAAAAGCTGAATTCGATCCAAAGAAGATCGATCAGGTTCTTGAAAACATCCGTGCTTCCCGCGCAACTTTCGAAGTTGTTGCTGAAGACCGCGCCGTAAAAATGGGCGATATCGCTGTTATCAACTTTGAAGGTTTCATGGGCGGCCAGCCTCTTGAAAACGGTTCCGGCACAGATCACCACCTTGAACTGGGCGCGAAACAATTCATCGAAGGTTTCGAAGACGGTATCGTGGGCATGAAAAAAGGCGAGACTAAAACTCTTTCTTTGAAATTCCCGGATCCATACCACTCTGCAGAGCTTGCTGGTAAACCAGTTGAGTTCAAAGTGACTTTGAACCAGATCAAAGCCAAAGTTTTACCGGAACTGACTAACGAATTCCTGGCGACTCTGGGCGGTCCTTCTGATCTAGAGACTTTGAAAAAGTCCATCCAGGAAGACCTTGAGCAAACTGAAACCAAACGCATCGAAGACGCTTTCAAAAACCGTCTTTTGAAAACTTTGGTTAAAGAAAACCCGGTTGAAGTTCCTCCATCTTTGATGAAAGAACAAAAAGCGTCTTTGGTTGAAGACTTCAAAAAACGCATGTCTGAACAAGGCATGGGTCCAGATGACTTCGCTTCTTACGTTGAAAAATGGGATGGCGATTTCGAAAAGACGGCTGCTGAAATGATTCAGTCTTCTTTCCTGGTTGATGCTATTGCCAAGAAACATGATTTGTTCTGCAAAAAAGAAGACTTGGATGCTAAATTTGCTGAGTACGCTCAACAAACTGGTATCGAAGAATCCCGCATCAAGGAATTCTACGGTCGTCCAGAGCAGGCTTCCCGCCTGACTTACATGCTGACTGAAGAGAAAGTGATCGCTTTCCTGAACAAGTCCGTGAAAGTAAAAGAAGTTCCAGCGGGTTCTTTGAAAGAAGAAAACCACTAG
- a CDS encoding S1 family peptidase, translating to MTSTFAISSDSSIIRGENVEPQSEIAQSSVVLTTYFEKDGKVVYKSRCSGVLISLRSVLTAAHCFIPDNVEYASSRTYVTFLVNLENIKGSDSQWIQSWVANRQYIDGKKDPENDIAIALLKSDAPSPYKPAKIARADQVPKPGDFITSAGYGISSEVPRVESNRLKKVQLRVQGVYYAIVVVNETDQGSSCFGDSGGPSFIDSEDGLILYGINVSGRGVNGKHCNQSGSILLLSFHRSFIAPYL from the coding sequence GTGACGTCTACATTTGCCATTTCTTCAGATTCATCAATTATCAGAGGTGAGAACGTCGAGCCTCAAAGCGAAATTGCGCAAAGCTCTGTCGTTCTGACCACGTATTTTGAGAAAGATGGAAAAGTAGTTTATAAGAGTCGATGCTCCGGAGTACTAATCTCGCTAAGAAGTGTACTTACCGCGGCTCACTGTTTTATTCCGGACAACGTTGAGTATGCTTCGAGTCGGACATACGTCACATTTCTCGTGAATTTGGAGAATATAAAGGGATCAGACTCTCAATGGATTCAGTCTTGGGTGGCAAACCGTCAATATATCGATGGAAAAAAAGATCCGGAAAACGACATCGCAATTGCCCTTCTAAAAAGCGATGCTCCAAGTCCTTATAAACCTGCAAAGATTGCGAGAGCGGACCAGGTGCCAAAGCCTGGAGATTTCATTACTTCCGCCGGCTATGGGATTTCTTCTGAAGTTCCGAGGGTGGAATCAAATAGGTTGAAGAAGGTTCAGCTGAGGGTTCAAGGAGTCTACTACGCAATCGTTGTGGTAAATGAGACAGACCAGGGCTCTTCCTGCTTTGGAGACTCTGGTGGTCCGTCCTTTATTGATAGTGAAGATGGATTGATTTTATATGGAATCAACGTAAGTGGGCGAGGAGTAAACGGGAAGCATTGCAATCAGAGCGGGTCAATCTTACTGCTCTCATTTCATCGCAGTTTCATTGCCCCATATCTATAG
- a CDS encoding trypsin-like serine protease, which translates to MRNLSILILSLFAISCSNSSNNYHVSVEEQSAIIGGSPVVKTSPIATGTVGVGVVFYNKDQVVARTQCSGVLISTKAVLTAASCFFKQGVATNSYKAFVFYGTIVNDPTTVTEWAGKVVVHPNYNPANPAMQYRDLAVVELAKPANKLYQPVKILNDLSKIRVGSTLLFAGFGVDSLEPFRYSSVMRSALMSVQKVGISEFEIAPTKYSRVCVGDAGGPVFLNTTAGIELVGVNRSNFSGEGADQCQTAIGVARIDFNKGFLAPYLQDNRRKLYVLSAVTDRGYPVLQMGYGPNRESVVKQFEYGAAIRRYVKEAIECSEGWVATVNHAHYRVHGASCGATTKEQSLSKALEKCRQANSQCGVAAADHNMSVSWGYFVPGDHLEVPDYFFFDGKSDGGGEHCAFGQNCTPMGAAMLNRLGFVDITGRR; encoded by the coding sequence ATGCGGAACCTATCGATCCTAATTCTTTCTCTGTTCGCAATTTCGTGTAGTAATTCATCCAACAATTATCACGTCAGTGTTGAAGAGCAGTCCGCTATCATCGGCGGATCCCCAGTTGTTAAAACGAGTCCGATTGCCACTGGTACCGTTGGTGTTGGCGTGGTTTTTTATAACAAAGATCAGGTTGTGGCACGTACGCAGTGCTCGGGTGTGCTGATTTCTACCAAAGCAGTGTTAACTGCTGCGAGTTGTTTCTTTAAGCAAGGTGTAGCGACTAATTCCTATAAAGCTTTTGTCTTCTATGGAACAATTGTGAATGATCCCACCACCGTAACGGAGTGGGCGGGTAAGGTCGTCGTTCATCCGAACTACAACCCAGCAAATCCAGCGATGCAGTACAGAGATCTGGCTGTTGTTGAACTTGCCAAGCCAGCAAATAAACTTTATCAGCCAGTCAAGATTCTGAATGATCTTAGTAAAATCAGAGTGGGATCTACCCTTCTTTTTGCGGGCTTCGGGGTCGATAGCCTAGAGCCATTCCGTTATTCCAGTGTCATGAGATCCGCATTGATGTCGGTCCAAAAAGTAGGGATTTCTGAGTTTGAGATTGCTCCAACCAAGTATTCTCGAGTGTGCGTTGGTGACGCTGGAGGACCCGTATTCCTGAATACAACTGCCGGTATAGAGCTTGTGGGCGTGAATCGAAGCAATTTCAGTGGTGAAGGTGCGGATCAGTGTCAGACTGCCATTGGAGTTGCACGTATTGATTTCAACAAGGGATTCTTGGCTCCTTATCTGCAAGACAACAGAAGAAAACTTTATGTGTTGTCGGCAGTTACGGACAGGGGCTATCCAGTTCTTCAGATGGGTTATGGGCCCAATCGTGAATCGGTAGTTAAGCAGTTCGAGTATGGCGCGGCAATCAGACGGTACGTGAAGGAAGCTATTGAATGTAGCGAAGGCTGGGTTGCTACTGTTAATCATGCTCACTACAGAGTTCATGGCGCTTCATGTGGTGCTACTACGAAGGAACAATCACTTAGCAAGGCTCTGGAGAAGTGCCGCCAGGCAAATTCTCAATGTGGTGTCGCAGCAGCGGATCACAATATGTCGGTTTCTTGGGGCTACTTTGTGCCTGGTGATCATCTCGAAGTGCCGGACTATTTCTTCTTTGACGGGAAAAGTGACGGGGGTGGTGAGCACTGTGCCTTTGGCCAAAACTGCACTCCAATGGGTGCCGCAATGCTGAATCGTCTGGGCTTTGTCGATATCACAGGTAGACGATAA
- a CDS encoding tetratricopeptide repeat protein yields MRLILSAALVLLSGCSLLGQRSQPDETQAVRATELAQITNAEKVLNNGSFDQSLILYKEFQGLHPQSTFLQAARLGEAQSLAGLERWQEALELYRDITVKTRNYQPEIAAQALYRMSFAYEAQGDDLRTVSTLLDAKKLGQYLPLETALAEIPARLAIVYGRQDREDDAVAYLNEAERGIEKVQAEKGTELPKEWLAKTYVQMGGVSTNQLGVQNFSAFVRGQKLVQIYLFRAVRLNDTNWSTRAKTRLQETYRDLFTVVESQREQRRLQSALGAELLGLIDQAELYRPPTGQKMNSHETEFFAFLADVRKKTEDIVYTNDEVMGLTEESQRLNSLRRSGRVKADSLLPAEEKATIPLPPKVVPSEDPNL; encoded by the coding sequence ATGAGACTGATTCTGTCCGCCGCCCTGGTTCTGCTTTCAGGATGTTCCTTGCTGGGTCAACGAAGTCAGCCGGATGAAACTCAAGCGGTGCGAGCCACCGAGCTTGCGCAGATCACCAATGCGGAAAAAGTTCTGAACAACGGAAGCTTTGATCAGTCATTGATTCTGTATAAGGAATTTCAGGGCCTGCATCCCCAGTCCACCTTCTTGCAGGCGGCCCGCCTTGGGGAAGCGCAGTCTTTGGCCGGTCTTGAGCGCTGGCAGGAGGCTTTGGAGCTTTATCGCGACATCACAGTGAAAACGCGCAACTATCAGCCCGAAATTGCTGCCCAGGCTCTGTATCGGATGTCTTTTGCTTATGAGGCCCAAGGTGATGATCTGCGCACGGTTTCAACCTTGCTGGATGCAAAGAAACTGGGTCAGTATCTGCCGCTTGAAACTGCACTTGCAGAAATTCCAGCCCGTCTGGCCATCGTTTATGGTCGTCAGGATCGAGAAGACGACGCCGTGGCGTATTTGAACGAGGCCGAGCGTGGAATTGAAAAAGTTCAGGCGGAAAAAGGCACCGAACTTCCGAAAGAGTGGCTGGCAAAAACTTATGTGCAGATGGGTGGAGTTTCCACCAATCAGCTGGGTGTTCAGAACTTTTCAGCCTTCGTGCGCGGACAGAAGCTGGTGCAGATTTATTTGTTCCGCGCTGTGCGTTTGAATGACACGAACTGGTCCACTCGGGCAAAAACCCGTTTGCAGGAAACCTACCGAGATCTGTTCACCGTGGTGGAATCCCAGCGTGAGCAGCGTCGCTTGCAGTCTGCTTTGGGTGCCGAACTTTTGGGTTTGATTGACCAGGCCGAATTGTACCGGCCACCCACGGGTCAGAAAATGAATTCTCATGAAACAGAATTCTTCGCGTTTCTGGCTGATGTAAGAAAGAAAACTGAGGATATTGTATATACCAACGATGAAGTCATGGGGTTGACCGAGGAATCCCAGCGACTGAACAGTCTGCGCAGGTCCGGTCGAGTCAAAGCCGACTCGCTCTTGCCTGCTGAAGAGAAAGCCACTATACCTCTTCCTCCCAAAGTGGTTCCCTCGGAAGATCCTAATCTGTAA
- a CDS encoding tetratricopeptide repeat-containing diguanylate cyclase — protein sequence MHVLAAGCIIMGLLFSSSVFATSTTSQIDEAKSLAGTDPRKALHLLSLIENSAAKNDALLQAEKDLLKCEILVDNDDPKEALKSTSPYLGHASLPPNVLMNLELCHFSALEASGQATKAMEGLTYLLEKSRKLNLPAQQGKAHLNMGQLLSYQNQFSESLKHLLQAKEIFKKLQDSNEERITLNSIAVLYGRMGEHERALEYFAEVLQKNRDLNKTRNVAVVLYNMGRRYEDLNQFEKSREHFTESLKIHRELGNTKSIAVVERALGSLYNSMNQPLKALEHLKTAVTTLEGMNLPKSLGQLYFELGRTYAKLGDNKQALLNLKKAHGLNSNPNSVQLAADIFSEESRIYQSSGQWKQAYAALEGFKKYSDQMHVIRADEQLRQLNFKFDLGKKEEANRILKAQNQSQERQLQDAHRIQRLQLMSLSLIALLLSVTAIFTIRQVRTARRMRELAMTDELTRIPNRRHVLEYGAQSLSTSQRQGKGMSVIIFDIDHFKRINDTFGHAVGDEVIKRVAEIGQKALRKGDMIGRIGGEEFLSILPFTDPLPAKEVAERIRREISLCDFTDLAPNLTVTVSAGVSCYTATDKQGNIDSLIQQADEALYSVKQNGRNGVSLRLVS from the coding sequence ATGCACGTACTGGCAGCCGGCTGTATCATTATGGGACTGCTCTTCAGTTCCTCGGTTTTTGCAACTTCGACGACATCACAGATCGACGAAGCCAAATCCCTTGCGGGGACTGATCCTCGCAAAGCCCTGCATTTGCTTTCACTGATTGAAAACTCGGCTGCGAAAAACGATGCCTTGCTGCAGGCCGAAAAGGATCTGCTGAAATGCGAGATCCTGGTCGACAATGACGATCCCAAAGAAGCATTAAAATCCACCAGCCCTTATCTGGGTCACGCTTCTTTGCCACCTAATGTGCTGATGAATCTGGAGCTTTGTCATTTTTCAGCGCTGGAGGCCTCGGGCCAGGCGACCAAGGCGATGGAAGGCCTGACCTATCTGCTGGAAAAAAGCCGCAAGCTGAACCTGCCCGCCCAGCAAGGCAAGGCACACCTGAACATGGGTCAGTTGCTATCCTATCAAAATCAGTTTTCGGAAAGTCTGAAGCATCTGTTGCAAGCCAAAGAAATCTTCAAAAAGCTGCAGGACTCAAACGAAGAGCGCATCACTTTGAACTCGATCGCGGTGCTTTACGGACGCATGGGGGAACACGAACGCGCTTTGGAATACTTCGCTGAAGTTCTGCAAAAAAATCGCGACCTGAACAAAACCCGCAACGTCGCCGTCGTTCTCTACAACATGGGCCGCCGCTATGAAGACCTGAACCAGTTTGAAAAATCACGCGAGCACTTCACAGAGTCCCTGAAGATTCATCGCGAACTTGGCAATACCAAGTCCATCGCCGTTGTCGAGCGCGCTCTGGGAAGCCTTTACAACAGCATGAACCAGCCGCTGAAGGCGCTGGAGCATCTGAAGACAGCCGTGACTACTCTGGAAGGCATGAACCTGCCCAAATCTCTGGGGCAGTTGTATTTTGAGTTGGGTCGAACTTATGCAAAGCTGGGCGACAACAAGCAAGCATTGTTGAATTTGAAAAAGGCCCACGGCCTGAACAGCAACCCTAATTCGGTGCAGTTGGCGGCGGATATTTTCTCGGAAGAAAGCCGCATCTATCAAAGCTCGGGTCAGTGGAAGCAGGCCTATGCAGCTTTAGAAGGCTTTAAAAAGTATTCAGACCAAATGCACGTGATCCGCGCCGATGAGCAACTGCGCCAGTTGAATTTCAAATTTGATCTGGGCAAAAAAGAAGAGGCCAACCGAATCTTGAAAGCGCAAAATCAATCACAGGAACGACAGCTGCAGGATGCTCATCGCATTCAGCGCCTGCAACTGATGTCGCTCAGTCTGATTGCATTGCTTTTAAGCGTGACTGCGATCTTTACTATCCGCCAGGTGCGAACAGCCCGCCGCATGCGCGAACTGGCGATGACGGACGAGCTGACCCGCATCCCGAACCGTCGTCATGTGCTGGAATACGGCGCACAAAGCCTCAGCACCTCGCAACGACAGGGCAAAGGCATGTCGGTGATTATCTTTGATATCGATCACTTCAAACGCATCAACGACACCTTCGGACATGCCGTGGGTGATGAGGTGATCAAACGTGTTGCTGAAATAGGCCAGAAGGCTTTACGCAAAGGCGATATGATTGGACGAATTGGCGGGGAAGAATTCCTGTCGATTTTGCCATTCACAGATCCATTGCCGGCTAAAGAAGTGGCAGAACGCATTCGCCGTGAAATTTCATTGTGTGATTTTACGGACCTGGCTCCGAACCTGACTGTGACGGTCAGTGCGGGAGTTTCCTGCTACACCGCCACCGACAAACAAGGCAACATCGACAGCCTGATTCAACAAGCCGATGAAGCCCTCTATTCCGTCAAACAAAATGGCCGTAATGGCGTGAGCTTGCGGTTGGTGTCTTAG
- a CDS encoding ArsA family ATPase: MKQEIHFVTGKGGVGKSVLAASLALKKSQEGKNTLLVELGDQSFFKDFFNLPQVGFQPVSIRPNLSLALWTGEACLQEYARHFIKVESLAKLFFENAVMKAFINVAPALPELAILGKVTSGPRKHGPPLPFDCIVVDAFATGHFIALLEAPKGMAEAVQFGPMGEQSRSIDAHIRNPEICKYHVITLPEELPLKEASELIARLKNEFGVTAELIMNKMIEAPVSEQTLQEVQAENSDLSKFAEYLDGHIRRQNQMWHQAQGLSSQVTRVPLYFESSAWALVEKAAEVLK; encoded by the coding sequence ATGAAGCAAGAGATTCACTTTGTGACCGGAAAAGGGGGCGTGGGGAAGTCGGTTTTAGCCGCATCCCTGGCGCTTAAAAAGAGCCAAGAGGGTAAAAACACCCTCCTTGTCGAGCTTGGAGATCAAAGTTTCTTTAAGGATTTCTTTAATTTACCCCAAGTTGGATTCCAGCCAGTTTCGATCAGGCCCAACCTTTCCCTTGCGCTTTGGACGGGGGAGGCCTGTTTACAGGAATACGCCCGCCATTTCATCAAGGTGGAAAGTCTGGCGAAGCTCTTCTTTGAAAATGCTGTGATGAAGGCCTTTATCAACGTAGCTCCGGCACTGCCGGAACTTGCGATCTTGGGAAAAGTCACCAGCGGCCCCCGCAAACACGGTCCGCCGCTGCCGTTTGATTGCATCGTGGTGGATGCCTTCGCCACGGGGCACTTCATTGCTTTGCTTGAAGCCCCAAAGGGCATGGCCGAGGCGGTGCAGTTTGGTCCGATGGGGGAGCAAAGCCGCAGCATTGATGCTCATATTCGCAATCCTGAAATCTGCAAGTACCACGTGATCACGCTTCCGGAAGAGCTTCCGCTGAAAGAAGCCTCCGAACTGATCGCGCGATTGAAAAATGAATTCGGTGTCACCGCAGAGTTGATCATGAACAAGATGATCGAAGCCCCGGTGTCCGAGCAGACTCTGCAGGAAGTGCAGGCGGAAAATTCCGATCTTTCAAAATTTGCCGAGTATCTGGACGGTCACATTCGCCGCCAGAATCAGATGTGGCATCAGGCGCAAGGTTTAAGTTCGCAGGTCACACGCGTGCCTTTGTATTTTGAATCCAGCGCTTGGGCCCTGGTGGAAAAAGCGGCGGAGGTGTTGAAGTGA
- the gshA gene encoding glutamate--cysteine ligase produces MAKLILHKQTLANMNEICAWFASKTANMSYPIYSSYDIRDSGYKISNVDANIFPAGFNNICPTDKESAPALVDKYLTKHYGAGIKNIMLVTEEHTNNAFYWENVHTIRKLIEATGRVVKVAIPRDLPEPLKLTSSAGNEVIVHSALKGGELLKSFTPDLIISNNDFSEAYEEWAPTMSEFPMNPPRELGWYQRKKSTYFKYYNQLASEFAEVAQIDPFLLRVETELFEHFDIGDENSRNALAEKVDQMLARLREDYKKRGINQEPFVFVKNNAGTYGLAVIRVGSGEEVKAWSYKSRKKMKAAKGGRDVEEVIIQEGIPSIVEADGASAEPVIYMVGCELVGGFLRTHAEKSSTESLNSPGAVYKRLCVSDLAINTPGCPQENVYGWTAKLGLLAIAMEAQEMGAVFKGYTPVGCGKQ; encoded by the coding sequence ATGGCGAAACTTATTCTGCACAAACAAACCCTCGCCAACATGAACGAGATCTGTGCCTGGTTTGCTTCCAAAACCGCAAACATGTCTTACCCGATCTATTCCAGCTATGACATCCGTGATTCGGGCTACAAGATTTCCAATGTGGATGCGAATATTTTTCCGGCAGGCTTTAACAATATCTGCCCAACCGACAAAGAGTCAGCGCCGGCTCTGGTCGACAAGTACCTCACCAAACACTATGGCGCTGGCATCAAGAACATCATGCTGGTGACCGAAGAGCATACCAACAACGCTTTTTACTGGGAAAACGTTCACACCATCCGCAAGCTGATTGAAGCCACCGGTCGCGTGGTGAAGGTCGCGATCCCTCGCGATCTGCCAGAGCCCTTGAAACTGACCAGTTCTGCTGGCAACGAAGTGATCGTTCATTCCGCCTTGAAGGGTGGAGAGCTTTTGAAAAGCTTCACTCCGGATCTGATCATCAGTAACAACGACTTTTCTGAAGCTTACGAGGAATGGGCGCCGACCATGAGCGAATTCCCGATGAATCCACCAAGGGAGCTTGGCTGGTATCAGCGCAAGAAAAGCACATACTTCAAATATTACAACCAGTTGGCCAGCGAATTTGCGGAAGTGGCCCAAATCGACCCGTTCCTGCTCAGAGTTGAAACCGAACTGTTTGAACACTTCGATATCGGAGACGAAAACAGCCGCAATGCCTTGGCGGAAAAAGTCGATCAGATGCTCGCGCGTCTGCGTGAAGACTATAAAAAACGCGGCATCAACCAAGAGCCCTTCGTGTTTGTGAAAAACAATGCCGGCACTTATGGTTTGGCGGTGATTCGCGTGGGTTCGGGCGAAGAAGTGAAAGCCTGGTCTTACAAGTCCCGCAAAAAAATGAAAGCGGCCAAGGGCGGTCGTGATGTGGAAGAAGTTATCATCCAGGAAGGCATTCCTTCCATCGTGGAAGCCGACGGGGCCAGCGCCGAGCCGGTGATCTATATGGTGGGCTGCGAGCTTGTTGGGGGCTTCCTGCGCACGCATGCCGAGAAAAGCTCCACCGAAAGCCTGAACAGTCCGGGAGCGGTTTATAAGCGTTTGTGTGTGTCAGACCTGGCAATCAATACTCCGGGCTGCCCGCAGGAAAACGTGTACGGCTGGACTGCTAAATTGGGTCTTTTGGCGATTGCCATGGAGGCGCAGGAAATGGGTGCGGTCTTTAAGGGCTACACACCGGTTGGTTGCGGCAAGCAATAG
- a CDS encoding TIGR02147 family protein: protein MNKTSEFLLNEYQRRRSSAPQLTNAQFAKILGIPSSRLSDYINGRRIMTMSVGKQVIKGLGMGENDFIHLKNLIEFDKRKVKTLLPEVQLKEDEFGVICDWYHFAILALVPVKTFQPNANWIADRLNIPVEVAQAAIERLCRLGLLQIEDGKFIVTHKQLETSHNIPSESLRRSHKQSLVQVLDNMDRVPLDLRDVTSITFPMNRKKIPEAKRLIRNFRRKMATLMTQGPKTDVYNLNVQLFPVTKVQK, encoded by the coding sequence ATGAATAAGACGTCCGAATTTCTATTAAACGAGTATCAAAGACGACGCTCTTCAGCGCCTCAACTGACCAATGCCCAATTCGCCAAGATTCTGGGCATTCCATCCAGCCGCCTCAGTGACTATATCAACGGCCGCCGGATCATGACCATGTCCGTGGGGAAACAGGTTATCAAGGGCCTGGGTATGGGTGAAAATGACTTCATTCATTTGAAAAACCTGATCGAATTCGACAAACGCAAAGTCAAAACTCTGCTGCCGGAAGTTCAACTTAAAGAAGACGAATTCGGTGTTATCTGCGACTGGTACCACTTTGCAATTCTGGCACTGGTGCCAGTAAAAACATTCCAGCCCAACGCCAACTGGATTGCCGACCGCCTGAACATCCCGGTTGAAGTCGCCCAGGCCGCCATTGAACGCCTGTGCCGTCTGGGTCTTTTGCAGATCGAAGACGGAAAATTCATCGTCACTCACAAACAACTGGAAACCAGCCACAACATCCCTTCTGAATCCCTGCGCCGCTCTCACAAACAATCTCTGGTTCAGGTTCTGGACAACATGGACCGCGTGCCGCTGGATTTGCGTGATGTGACTTCGATCACATTCCCAATGAACCGCAAGAAAATCCCTGAAGCAAAACGCCTGATCAGAAACTTCCGCCGCAAAATGGCCACCCTGATGACTCAGGGACCAAAAACGGATGTTTACAATCTGAACGTGCAACTGTTCCCGGTAACGAAGGTGCAAAAATGA
- a CDS encoding ArsA family ATPase, translating to MSLFKDTKVLVCVGSGGVGKTTIAASLAVLAAQEGKRVLVLTIDPAKRLAQTLGIEGTKDITKVPGQNFKGELYASVIDHKKTFDDFVARAAKKTESAQKIFNNSLYKQLSTNLSGSQEFTALEKLYSCYESGQFDLIVLDTPPTKHAIDFLNAPQKLSALFNEGVAKWFRDPEGKKGGFFGHLLQTGTRQVLKVLESLTGSNFIRELGDFFINIEQWQGKLQARTIDVHRMLVAPTTQFCLVTAFDQAKLKEAEYFSREINKGGYHLGTVVLNRVFPYWLDLRSAQEVGKGHEDLVKLYSQMRSYYNQRDQLYQQFESGMKNQARIFRIPDLVKDISDLGGLEELSALIVEGEKKA from the coding sequence GTGAGCCTGTTTAAAGACACCAAAGTTTTAGTCTGCGTGGGAAGTGGCGGCGTCGGGAAGACCACGATTGCAGCATCATTGGCCGTGCTTGCAGCCCAGGAAGGCAAACGCGTCTTGGTACTGACCATCGATCCGGCGAAGCGTCTGGCGCAAACCCTGGGGATCGAAGGCACCAAAGACATCACCAAAGTTCCGGGACAGAATTTCAAGGGCGAACTTTATGCCTCGGTGATTGATCATAAGAAAACTTTTGATGACTTCGTGGCCCGCGCGGCAAAAAAGACCGAATCCGCACAGAAGATTTTCAACAACAGTCTGTACAAGCAGCTTTCAACCAATCTTAGCGGATCACAAGAGTTCACAGCGTTGGAAAAACTGTATTCTTGTTACGAATCCGGGCAGTTTGACCTGATCGTGCTGGATACGCCGCCGACAAAGCATGCGATTGATTTTTTGAATGCTCCCCAAAAGCTTTCAGCCTTGTTCAATGAAGGCGTGGCGAAGTGGTTCCGCGATCCGGAAGGAAAAAAAGGGGGCTTCTTCGGTCACCTGTTGCAGACCGGAACCCGTCAGGTTTTGAAAGTTCTGGAGTCATTGACTGGCTCGAACTTCATTCGTGAACTGGGTGACTTTTTCATCAATATTGAACAGTGGCAGGGAAAACTTCAGGCCCGCACTATTGATGTGCACCGAATGCTGGTGGCGCCTACCACGCAGTTTTGTCTGGTGACGGCCTTTGATCAGGCCAAGCTGAAGGAAGCAGAGTATTTCTCAAGGGAAATCAATAAAGGCGGCTACCATCTCGGAACGGTGGTTTTGAACCGGGTCTTCCCTTACTGGCTGGACCTCCGTTCGGCTCAAGAGGTTGGAAAAGGTCATGAGGATCTTGTGAAGTTGTATTCTCAGATGAGGTCCTACTACAATCAAAGGGATCAACTGTATCAGCAGTTTGAGTCGGGCATGAAGAATCAGGCCCGCATCTTCCGCATCCCTGATCTGGTGAAGGATATTTCCGACCTCGGGGGGCTTGAAGAGCTCAGCGCCCTGATCGTCGAAGGAGAAAAGAAAGCATGA